The Xanthomonas sp. CFBP 8443 genome has a window encoding:
- the ftsB gene encoding cell division protein FtsB, with amino-acid sequence MRNWRWLLLVLAGLLAWLQYRFWFGPGNSGEVLVLESQVEHQKRDNEGLQQRNAALAAEVKDLKDGEAAIEERARSELGMIKPGEKFYRVVEDAPVPTAPAADGAPAQAPAAPSEQP; translated from the coding sequence GTGCGCAACTGGCGCTGGCTGCTGCTGGTGCTGGCCGGACTGCTGGCGTGGCTGCAGTACCGTTTCTGGTTCGGTCCGGGCAATTCCGGCGAGGTCCTGGTGCTTGAAAGCCAGGTCGAGCACCAGAAGCGCGATAACGAAGGCCTGCAGCAACGCAATGCCGCACTCGCCGCCGAGGTCAAGGACCTCAAGGACGGCGAGGCGGCGATCGAGGAGCGCGCGCGTAGCGAACTGGGCATGATCAAACCGGGCGAAAAGTTCTACCGCGTGGTCGAGGATGCGCCGGTGCCGACCGCGCCGGCCGCCGACGGCGCGCCGGCGCAGGCGCCGGCTGCGCCGAGCGAACAACCCTGA
- the eno gene encoding phosphopyruvate hydratase — MTTIAKIHAREILDSRGNPTLEAEVTLADGSLGRAAVPSGASTGTKEAVELRDGDKTRYLGKGVRKAVENVNTTIANALQGFDAADQQGLDRRLIDLDGTENKGRLGANALLGVSLANAHAVAASRKQALWQYLAGANTANVALPVPMMNIINGGAHADNNVDFQEFMVLPVGAASFSEALRAGTEIFHALKAVLKGHGLSTAVGDEGGFAPDFRSNVEALDTILEAIGKAGYTAGEDVLLGLDVASSEFYDNGKYHLVGEGKRLTSEQFVDFLADWAAQYPIVSIEDGLAEDDWAGWKLLTDRLGSKVQLVGDDLFVTNPKIFRQGIESGTANAILIKVNQIGTLTETLEAIAMADKAGYAAIVSHRSGETEDTTIADIAVATTATQIKTGSLCRSDRVAKYNQLLRIEEALGSGARYAGRDAFVSLKR; from the coding sequence CCGCGCCGCGGTGCCGTCGGGTGCGTCCACCGGCACCAAGGAAGCGGTCGAGCTGCGCGACGGCGACAAGACCCGTTACCTGGGCAAGGGCGTGCGCAAGGCGGTGGAGAACGTCAACACCACCATCGCCAACGCGCTGCAGGGCTTCGACGCGGCCGACCAGCAGGGCTTGGACCGGCGCCTGATCGACCTCGACGGCACCGAGAACAAGGGCCGCCTGGGCGCCAACGCGCTGCTCGGCGTCTCGCTGGCCAACGCGCACGCGGTGGCGGCTTCGCGCAAGCAGGCGCTGTGGCAGTACCTGGCCGGCGCCAACACCGCCAACGTGGCACTGCCGGTGCCGATGATGAACATCATCAACGGCGGCGCGCATGCCGACAACAACGTCGATTTCCAGGAATTCATGGTGCTGCCGGTCGGCGCCGCTTCGTTCTCCGAGGCGCTGCGCGCCGGCACCGAGATCTTCCACGCGCTCAAAGCGGTGCTGAAGGGCCATGGCCTGTCCACTGCGGTCGGCGACGAAGGCGGCTTCGCGCCGGACTTCCGCAGCAACGTGGAAGCGCTGGATACCATCCTCGAGGCGATCGGCAAGGCCGGCTACACCGCCGGCGAAGACGTGCTGCTGGGCCTGGACGTGGCTTCCAGCGAGTTCTACGACAACGGCAAGTACCACCTGGTGGGCGAGGGCAAGCGCCTGACCAGCGAGCAGTTCGTCGACTTCCTCGCCGACTGGGCCGCGCAGTACCCGATCGTCAGCATCGAGGACGGCCTGGCCGAGGACGACTGGGCCGGCTGGAAGCTGCTGACCGACCGCCTCGGCAGCAAGGTGCAGCTGGTCGGCGACGACCTGTTCGTGACCAACCCGAAGATCTTCAGGCAGGGCATCGAATCCGGCACCGCCAATGCGATCCTGATCAAGGTCAACCAGATCGGCACCCTGACCGAGACCCTGGAAGCGATCGCGATGGCCGACAAGGCCGGCTACGCGGCGATCGTCTCGCACCGGTCCGGCGAGACCGAGGACACCACCATCGCCGACATCGCCGTGGCCACCACCGCCACCCAGATCAAGACCGGCTCGCTGTGCCGCAGCGACCGCGTGGCCAAGTACAACCAGCTGCTGCGGATCGAGGAAGCGCTGGGCAGCGGTGCGCGCTACGCGGGGCGCGACGCATTCGTCTCGCTCAAGCGGTAG
- a CDS encoding YqaA family protein yields MKIFGPLYERAIGWSRHRRAPAFLTGLSFAEAIVFPVPPEVMLAPMSLAQPRRALWFATLSLMGSLAGALVGYMLGHFAFAAVQPLIEWLGWTQKIDAQVSHLREVVAESPWRAFWLLVLAGFTPIPLKIFTWASGIVGIPLLPFLASMLVGRGKRVYLVAGAIRLGGPRAEAALRRWIEPLGWIAMAILALLVVWVLWRAKYG; encoded by the coding sequence ATGAAGATATTCGGGCCGTTGTACGAACGCGCCATCGGCTGGTCGCGGCACCGCCGCGCCCCGGCGTTCCTGACCGGGCTCAGCTTCGCCGAGGCGATCGTGTTCCCGGTGCCGCCAGAGGTGATGCTGGCGCCGATGTCGCTGGCGCAGCCGCGGCGTGCGCTGTGGTTCGCCACGCTGAGCCTGATGGGCTCGCTGGCCGGCGCGCTGGTCGGCTACATGCTCGGCCATTTCGCCTTCGCCGCGGTGCAGCCGCTGATCGAATGGCTGGGCTGGACGCAGAAGATCGATGCGCAGGTGAGCCATCTGCGCGAAGTGGTTGCCGAATCGCCGTGGCGCGCCTTCTGGCTGCTGGTGCTGGCCGGTTTCACCCCGATTCCGCTGAAGATATTTACCTGGGCCTCAGGCATCGTGGGAATCCCGCTGCTACCGTTCCTGGCGAGCATGTTGGTCGGCCGCGGCAAGCGCGTGTATCTGGTGGCCGGCGCGATCCGCCTGGGCGGGCCGCGCGCGGAAGCCGCGTTGCGTCGCTGGATCGAACCGCTCGGTTGGATCGCGATGGCGATCCTGGCGCTGCTGGTGGTGTGGGTCCTATGGAGAGCGAAGTACGGATGA
- a CDS encoding protein-L-isoaspartate(D-aspartate) O-methyltransferase: MTPRLRLQPEAIGIGMTSQRVRDRLVERLREAGIGDEAVLNAVRTVPRHLFIDEALASRAYEDTALPIGHGQTISQPWVVARMTETVLEAAPKKVLEVGTGSGYQAAILAALGLEVYTVERIGDLLRQARKRLRQLGMNVRSKHDDGRIGWAEHGPYDAIVVTAAAPALVDALVAQLAPGGCLVAPVGGPSSQSLVRLRRDADGRIEQDILAPVTFVPLLSGMLD; encoded by the coding sequence ATGACCCCGCGGCTGCGCCTGCAACCGGAAGCGATCGGCATCGGCATGACCTCGCAGCGCGTGCGCGACCGCCTGGTCGAGCGCCTGCGCGAGGCCGGCATCGGCGACGAGGCCGTGCTCAACGCGGTGCGTACCGTGCCGCGGCACCTGTTCATCGACGAAGCGCTGGCCTCGCGCGCCTACGAGGACACCGCGTTGCCGATCGGCCATGGCCAGACCATCTCGCAGCCGTGGGTGGTGGCGCGGATGACCGAGACCGTGCTCGAGGCGGCGCCGAAGAAGGTGCTGGAAGTGGGCACCGGCTCCGGCTACCAGGCCGCGATCCTGGCCGCGCTGGGGCTGGAGGTCTATACGGTGGAGCGCATCGGCGACCTGCTGCGGCAGGCGCGCAAGCGCTTGCGCCAGCTCGGCATGAACGTGCGCAGCAAGCACGACGACGGCCGCATCGGCTGGGCCGAGCACGGCCCCTACGATGCGATCGTGGTCACCGCCGCGGCGCCGGCGCTGGTCGATGCGCTGGTCGCGCAGTTGGCCCCGGGCGGCTGCCTGGTCGCGCCGGTCGGCGGCCCTTCGTCGCAATCGTTGGTGCGCCTGCGCCGCGACGCCGACGGCCGGATCGAGCAAGACATCCTGGCGCCGGTGACCTTCGTCCCGCTGCTGTCGGGCATGCTGGATTGA
- the surE gene encoding 5'/3'-nucleotidase SurE yields MRVLVSNDDGVDAPGIKMLAEQLRSAGHEVTVVAPDRDRSGASNSLTLDLPIRIKRIDPHTCSVAGTPTDCVHLALTGMLDDEPDMVVSGINNSANLGDDVIYSGTVSAAMEGRFLGLPAVAMSLVTHNHEPKHFQTAARAAVEIVARLKADPLPADTILNVNVPDLPWSEIKGFEVTRLGNRHRSEPCLPQPDPRGGTVYWIGPAGREQDAGPGTDFHAVRTGFISITPIQVDLTRYQALETVASWVGGLTAALDNPA; encoded by the coding sequence ATGCGCGTACTAGTGAGCAACGACGACGGCGTCGACGCCCCCGGCATCAAGATGCTGGCCGAGCAACTGCGCAGTGCGGGCCACGAAGTGACCGTGGTCGCACCCGACCGCGATCGTTCCGGCGCCAGCAACTCGCTGACCCTGGATCTGCCGATCCGGATCAAGCGCATCGACCCGCACACCTGCAGCGTCGCCGGCACCCCGACCGACTGCGTGCACCTGGCGCTCACCGGCATGCTCGACGACGAGCCGGACATGGTGGTTTCCGGGATCAACAACTCGGCCAACCTGGGCGACGATGTGATCTATTCGGGCACCGTGTCGGCGGCGATGGAAGGCCGCTTCCTCGGCCTGCCCGCGGTGGCGATGTCGCTGGTCACCCACAACCACGAGCCGAAGCACTTCCAGACCGCCGCGCGCGCCGCGGTCGAGATCGTGGCGCGGCTGAAGGCCGATCCGCTGCCGGCGGACACCATCCTCAACGTCAACGTGCCGGACCTGCCGTGGAGCGAGATCAAGGGCTTCGAGGTCACCCGGCTCGGCAACCGCCACCGTTCCGAGCCGTGCCTGCCGCAGCCGGACCCGCGCGGCGGCACCGTGTACTGGATCGGCCCGGCCGGCCGCGAGCAGGACGCCGGCCCCGGCACCGATTTCCACGCGGTGCGCACCGGCTTCATCTCGATCACCCCGATCCAGGTCGACCTGACCCGCTACCAGGCGCTGGAGACAGTCGCCAGCTGGGTCGGCGGCCTCACCGCCGCGCTGGACAACCCGGCATGA
- a CDS encoding Smr/MutS family protein, which translates to MSHPEDEDPAALFRAAIGAVTPLNATPPANAKPRPKPRARMAERDDAEAQSEFQRLLRDSAPLEAGDVASYRRENVPARVFQRLRRGQFSAQDELDLHGANAAQAEALLRQFIAEAHAHEYGCVRIVHGKGLQSGGIPLLKNLVDRLLRQRNDVLAFHSAPPTQGGTGAMLVLLARR; encoded by the coding sequence ATGTCGCATCCCGAAGACGAAGATCCCGCCGCCCTGTTCCGCGCGGCGATCGGCGCGGTCACGCCGCTCAACGCGACGCCGCCGGCCAACGCCAAGCCGCGGCCGAAGCCGCGCGCGCGCATGGCCGAGCGCGACGACGCCGAGGCGCAGAGCGAATTCCAGCGCCTGCTGCGCGACAGCGCGCCGCTGGAGGCCGGTGACGTGGCCAGCTACCGCCGCGAGAACGTGCCGGCGCGGGTGTTCCAGCGCCTGCGCCGTGGCCAGTTCTCGGCCCAGGACGAACTCGACCTGCACGGCGCCAACGCGGCGCAGGCCGAGGCGCTGCTGCGCCAGTTCATCGCCGAGGCGCATGCGCACGAGTACGGCTGCGTGCGCATCGTGCACGGCAAGGGCCTGCAGTCCGGCGGCATTCCGCTGCTGAAGAATTTGGTCGACCGCCTGCTGCGCCAGCGCAACGACGTGCTGGCGTTCCATTCGGCGCCGCCCACGCAAGGCGGCACCGGGGCGATGCTGGTGCTGCTGGCGCGGCGCTGA
- a CDS encoding peptidoglycan DD-metalloendopeptidase family protein yields the protein MESEVRMSVDRVVRNGLRCSVWLLVAAGLGACSSATVVRTSGAPGKSGAPAARPSVPKPGVSVSVRRGDTLYAIARVNNISPQDLAAWNRLPPPYTIYPGQSLKLYPPGGGGGTVVARPGSTAVVPPPSSAGTVTRPPVAAPTPVSSGFNWRWPAEGAVVSRFVVGETTKQGVDIAGSSGQAVRAAADGVVVYSGAGLVGYGELIIIKHNEQWLSAYGHNRKRLVNEGQNVKAGEQIAEMGRSGAARDMLHFEIRYNGKPVDPLLYLPSK from the coding sequence ATGGAGAGCGAAGTACGGATGAGCGTCGATCGGGTGGTGCGTAACGGCCTGCGTTGCAGCGTGTGGTTGCTGGTGGCAGCAGGATTGGGCGCATGCAGCAGCGCCACCGTGGTGCGCACGTCCGGCGCGCCCGGCAAGTCCGGCGCACCGGCGGCGCGTCCTTCGGTGCCCAAGCCCGGGGTCAGCGTCAGCGTGCGCCGCGGCGACACGCTGTATGCGATCGCCCGCGTCAACAACATCAGCCCGCAGGACCTGGCCGCCTGGAACCGCCTGCCGCCGCCGTACACGATCTACCCGGGGCAGTCGCTGAAGCTGTATCCCCCAGGCGGCGGTGGTGGCACGGTCGTGGCGCGACCCGGTAGCACTGCAGTGGTACCGCCGCCGAGTTCCGCGGGAACCGTCACGCGGCCGCCGGTCGCGGCGCCGACCCCGGTCAGCAGCGGCTTCAACTGGCGCTGGCCGGCCGAAGGCGCGGTGGTCAGCCGCTTCGTCGTCGGCGAGACCACCAAGCAGGGCGTGGACATCGCCGGCAGCAGCGGCCAGGCGGTGCGCGCGGCCGCCGACGGCGTGGTGGTGTACTCGGGCGCCGGCCTGGTCGGCTATGGCGAACTGATCATCATCAAGCACAACGAGCAATGGCTGTCGGCCTACGGCCACAACCGCAAGCGCCTGGTCAACGAAGGCCAGAACGTGAAGGCCGGCGAGCAGATCGCCGAGATGGGCCGCAGCGGTGCCGCGCGCGACATGCTGCACTTCGAGATCCGCTACAACGGCAAGCCCGTCGACCCGCTGCTATATCTGCCCAGCAAGTAA
- the yhbY gene encoding ribosome assembly RNA-binding protein YhbY has product MSISLTPSQNRFLRGLAHDLKPLLQIGGKGITPAFLAELDEVLERHELVKVKVGGDDREARDTSIANLVEQSHSVLVQRIGHTAILYRPAKEDRQIVLPRG; this is encoded by the coding sequence ATGTCGATCAGCCTGACCCCGTCCCAGAACCGCTTCCTGCGCGGCCTGGCGCACGACCTCAAACCCCTGCTGCAGATCGGCGGCAAGGGCATCACGCCGGCCTTCCTGGCCGAACTGGACGAGGTGCTGGAGCGCCACGAACTGGTCAAGGTGAAGGTCGGCGGCGACGACCGCGAGGCCCGCGACACGAGCATCGCCAACCTGGTCGAGCAATCGCACAGCGTGCTGGTGCAGCGCATCGGCCACACCGCGATCCTGTACCGCCCGGCCAAGGAAGACCGCCAGATCGTGCTGCCACGCGGCTGA
- the ispD gene encoding 2-C-methyl-D-erythritol 4-phosphate cytidylyltransferase — MMATVWAVVPAAGRGNRFGSPVPKQYLQAGGQPLIAYALQALLAHPAVAGAMVALGADDADWPGWTDVAGKPVLTCVGGSSRADSVLAALEALPETVKADDFVLVHDAARPNLALADLDRLLETGRGDPVGAILAAPVRDTLKRAGDDGGIDATEPRERLWRALTPQLFRRLQLTRALEQAAAAGVEVTDDAMAMELLGLRPLLVEGAEDNFKVTTPADLARFEFALFQRNG, encoded by the coding sequence CTGATGGCCACGGTCTGGGCCGTGGTGCCGGCCGCCGGTCGCGGCAACCGCTTCGGCAGTCCCGTGCCCAAACAGTATCTGCAGGCCGGCGGGCAGCCGTTGATCGCGTATGCGCTGCAGGCCTTGCTGGCGCATCCGGCGGTGGCCGGGGCGATGGTCGCGTTGGGCGCCGACGATGCCGACTGGCCGGGCTGGACCGATGTGGCCGGCAAGCCGGTGCTGACCTGCGTCGGCGGCAGCAGTCGCGCCGATTCGGTGCTGGCCGCGCTGGAGGCCTTGCCGGAGACGGTCAAGGCGGACGATTTCGTGCTGGTGCACGATGCGGCGCGGCCGAACCTGGCGCTGGCCGACCTGGACCGGCTGCTGGAAACCGGGCGCGGCGATCCGGTCGGCGCGATCCTGGCCGCACCGGTGCGCGACACGCTCAAGCGTGCCGGCGACGATGGCGGCATCGACGCCACCGAGCCGCGCGAGCGGCTGTGGCGCGCGCTGACCCCGCAGCTGTTCCGGCGCCTGCAGCTCACCCGGGCGCTGGAACAGGCCGCGGCGGCCGGGGTCGAGGTCACCGACGATGCGATGGCGATGGAGTTGCTGGGCCTGCGGCCGCTGCTGGTCGAGGGCGCCGAAGACAATTTCAAGGTCACCACCCCGGCGGATCTGGCGCGCTTCGAGTTCGCGTTGTTCCAGCGGAACGGGTGA
- a CDS encoding MTH938/NDUFAF3 family protein yields MQLTQDLPDYAYTLRMADGRQAKVNDRLLTRSFILAPDTLVEHWDAPAAAELQPQQLQPLLELNPALVILGTGERQVFPPAAALALFLTRGIGIEVMNNAAAARTYNVLAAEGRRVAVGFLLEG; encoded by the coding sequence ATGCAGCTGACCCAGGACCTGCCCGACTACGCCTACACCCTGCGCATGGCCGACGGCCGCCAGGCGAAGGTGAACGACCGCTTGCTGACCCGCAGTTTCATCCTCGCCCCGGACACCCTGGTCGAGCACTGGGACGCGCCGGCCGCGGCCGAGCTGCAGCCGCAGCAACTGCAGCCGCTGCTGGAGCTGAACCCGGCGCTGGTGATCCTGGGTACCGGCGAACGCCAGGTATTCCCGCCCGCCGCCGCGCTGGCGCTGTTCCTGACCCGCGGCATCGGCATCGAAGTGATGAACAACGCCGCCGCCGCCCGCACCTACAACGTGCTGGCCGCCGAAGGCCGGCGCGTGGCGGTCGGGTTCCTGCTCGAAGGCTGA
- the truD gene encoding tRNA pseudouridine(13) synthase TruD, producing MSDLPRAFGAAPLQARMRSVAEDFQVDELPAFEPSGEGEHLLLTVRKRGMNTAFAARRLAQWAGVADMAIGYAGMKDRHAVTTQRFSVHLPKRVAPALEALHSEDLQVLQAQWHNRKLPRGALAGNGFVLVLREVRGERAAIEARLAQISARGIPNWFGEQRFGRDGGNVGNALAMFDGRRVRREQRSLLLSAARSELFNRVLAARVAAGNWDAALDGEVWLLDGSRSVFGPEPWSEVLAERLQRFDIHPSAPLWGAGELRSADAARALELAALDDATSARLREGLEREGLKQERRATRLRAAELQWRWLDADDGALELRFALPPGSYATAVLHELGEIADAGQGAQAEPAAQE from the coding sequence GTGAGCGACTTGCCGCGCGCGTTCGGCGCCGCGCCGCTGCAGGCGCGCATGCGCAGCGTCGCCGAAGACTTTCAGGTCGACGAACTGCCCGCGTTCGAGCCCAGCGGCGAGGGCGAGCACCTGTTGCTGACCGTGCGCAAGCGCGGCATGAACACCGCCTTCGCCGCGCGCCGCCTGGCGCAATGGGCCGGCGTGGCGGACATGGCGATCGGCTATGCCGGCATGAAGGACCGGCACGCGGTCACCACCCAGCGCTTCTCGGTGCACCTGCCCAAGCGCGTGGCGCCGGCGCTGGAGGCGCTGCACAGCGAGGACCTGCAGGTACTGCAGGCGCAGTGGCACAACCGCAAGCTGCCGCGCGGCGCGCTGGCCGGCAATGGCTTCGTGCTGGTGTTGCGCGAGGTGCGCGGCGAGCGCGCTGCGATCGAGGCGCGGCTGGCGCAGATCAGCGCGCGCGGCATCCCCAACTGGTTCGGCGAGCAGCGCTTCGGCCGCGACGGCGGCAACGTCGGCAACGCGTTGGCGATGTTCGACGGGCGCAGGGTCCGGCGCGAGCAGCGCTCGCTGCTGTTGTCGGCTGCCCGTTCGGAACTGTTCAACCGGGTGCTGGCCGCGCGCGTGGCGGCGGGCAACTGGGACGCCGCGCTGGACGGCGAGGTGTGGCTGCTCGACGGCAGCCGCAGCGTGTTCGGCCCGGAGCCCTGGTCCGAGGTGTTGGCCGAGCGGCTGCAGCGCTTCGACATCCATCCCTCGGCGCCGCTGTGGGGCGCCGGCGAACTGCGCAGCGCCGATGCGGCGCGTGCGCTGGAACTGGCGGCGTTGGACGATGCGACCTCGGCGCGTCTGCGCGAGGGCCTGGAGCGCGAAGGCCTGAAACAGGAGCGGCGCGCCACCCGCTTGCGCGCGGCCGAGCTGCAATGGCGCTGGCTGGACGCGGACGATGGCGCGCTGGAGCTGCGTTTCGCCTTACCGCCGGGCAGCTACGCCACCGCGGTGCTGCACGAGTTGGGCGAGATCGCCGACGCGGGGCAGGGCGCGCAGGCCGAGCCGGCGGCGCAGGAATGA
- the ispF gene encoding 2-C-methyl-D-erythritol 2,4-cyclodiphosphate synthase, which translates to MADNAALPPFRIGQGYDVHAFGEGDHVMLGGVRVAHERGVLAHSDGDVVIHALCDALLGALALGDIGQHFPPSDARWKGADSAQFLSHCEQLLRERGWQLGNADVTVICERPKVGPHALAMRERLAALLQVGIDRVSVKATTSEKLGFTGRGEGIAAQAAVLLVAL; encoded by the coding sequence ATGGCCGACAACGCCGCGCTTCCCCCCTTCCGCATCGGCCAGGGCTACGACGTGCACGCCTTCGGCGAGGGCGACCACGTGATGCTCGGCGGCGTGCGCGTGGCGCACGAACGCGGCGTGCTCGCGCACAGCGACGGCGACGTGGTGATCCACGCGCTGTGCGACGCGCTGCTCGGCGCGCTGGCGCTGGGCGACATCGGCCAGCATTTCCCGCCGTCGGACGCGCGCTGGAAGGGTGCCGACAGCGCGCAGTTCCTGAGCCATTGCGAGCAGCTGCTGCGCGAGCGCGGCTGGCAGCTCGGCAACGCCGACGTCACCGTGATCTGCGAGCGGCCGAAGGTCGGCCCGCATGCGCTGGCGATGCGCGAACGCCTGGCCGCGCTGCTGCAGGTCGGCATCGACCGCGTCAGCGTCAAGGCCACCACCAGCGAAAAGCTGGGCTTCACCGGCCGCGGCGAAGGCATCGCGGCGCAGGCGGCGGTGCTGCTGGTGGCGCTGTGA
- the rlmE gene encoding 23S rRNA (uridine(2552)-2'-O)-methyltransferase RlmE codes for MATRSKSSQRWLREHFADPFVKKAQAEGMRSRAAYKLEELLQRDKLLKPDMLVVDLGAAPGGWSQQVRKSLGERGRVLALDILEMPPLAGVEFLHGDFREEEVLSQFEEMLGGNPVDLVLSDMAPNKSGMDAVDQPRMMHLAELAMAFADTHLKPGGAFLIKLFQGVGSDDYIREMRRRYEKVSIRKPAASRKRSPEVYALGQGKRAQIK; via the coding sequence ATGGCAACCCGCAGCAAAAGCAGCCAACGCTGGCTCCGCGAACATTTCGCCGACCCCTTCGTGAAGAAGGCCCAGGCCGAAGGCATGCGTTCGCGTGCCGCCTACAAGCTGGAAGAGTTGCTGCAGCGCGACAAGCTGCTCAAGCCGGACATGCTGGTGGTCGATCTCGGCGCCGCGCCGGGCGGCTGGTCGCAGCAGGTGCGCAAGTCGCTGGGCGAGCGCGGCCGGGTGCTGGCGCTGGACATCCTGGAGATGCCGCCGCTGGCCGGCGTGGAGTTCCTTCACGGCGACTTCAGGGAGGAGGAGGTGCTATCGCAGTTCGAGGAAATGCTGGGCGGCAACCCGGTAGACCTTGTGCTGTCGGATATGGCCCCCAATAAAAGCGGCATGGATGCGGTGGACCAGCCGCGGATGATGCATCTGGCCGAATTGGCGATGGCGTTCGCCGATACCCACCTCAAACCGGGCGGGGCGTTCCTGATCAAGCTGTTCCAGGGCGTCGGGTCCGACGACTACATCCGCGAGATGCGCCGCCGTTACGAAAAGGTGTCCATCCGCAAACCGGCGGCGTCGCGCAAGCGTTCGCCGGAGGTCTATGCCCTCGGGCAGGGCAAGCGTGCCCAGATCAAGTAA